The proteins below are encoded in one region of Winogradskyella helgolandensis:
- a CDS encoding chondroitinase-B domain-containing protein, whose product MKKYLLVFALVFSLFSCGEKTGAKPESSQMISNETELEEAIKNAQPGDDIVLKNGTYKDLEIKFVGNGTEDNPIILRAETPGEVFIEGVSNLEISGDYLEVSGLYFRNGHSPTENVIAFRTSKKDVANYSKVTNCVILDYNNLERDQDNLWVQFYGKHNELSNCYIAGKTNGGPTVRVDLKGNQSIRNYHKIVNNHFGPRPRKGGARGETIQLGSSFTSMSPSNTIIANNLFEECNGEVEIISSKTNFNIIKNNVFYKSEGSVVTRHGNYVTIDGNYFIGDGVNEQYGGIRIINTGHWVINNLFYKLKGKNFRSPLAVMNGIPKSPLNRYNQVTDVVVAYNTYVDSSAPWQFGVGTNISQSEVLPKSEIRSARPLRTEVVNNVIYNSVGDPNPIIEHDKADGVTFASNVIDNNGVEFASREGLTPKELELTDIGSDIAVPISGFDDVEVYNGFDFESITEDILGNSRSKSNQIGAILNSGTITLDILDKTKYGADWYSNEVEPKEAKTHTVSNAAELKAKLQDAESGDVLQLNDGVFQISESLVINKSITIQSKGNSEILYNGAAETPALELHPYGKLTLKNIKLKGTNSQYAFASLKEHMSNHFGLEVLDSEISNFNYALKVYKQSFSEEITFKNTSISNCENGIELSEETNDRGDYNTEYLTIDNCQFTNVQQNVVDYYRGGYDESTIGGNLLVANSTFINCGAKEKNKRLLNHNGIVNVNITNNTFKNNPVQFVSILWGAKNNVASENTIVNSGQIKTEENLVMTLMY is encoded by the coding sequence ATGAAAAAATATCTATTAGTTTTTGCTTTAGTATTCTCGTTGTTTTCGTGCGGTGAAAAAACAGGTGCAAAGCCAGAATCAAGCCAGATGATTTCTAATGAAACGGAATTAGAAGAAGCAATAAAAAATGCACAGCCAGGCGATGATATTGTTTTAAAAAATGGTACTTATAAAGATTTAGAAATTAAGTTTGTTGGAAACGGTACTGAAGATAACCCTATAATATTACGCGCAGAAACTCCTGGTGAGGTTTTTATAGAAGGCGTTTCTAATTTAGAAATTAGTGGAGATTACTTAGAAGTAAGTGGTTTGTATTTTAGAAACGGACATTCTCCTACAGAAAATGTTATTGCATTTAGAACTAGCAAAAAAGATGTTGCAAATTATTCTAAAGTTACAAACTGTGTCATTTTAGATTATAATAACCTAGAGCGCGATCAAGATAATCTTTGGGTTCAATTTTACGGAAAACATAACGAACTAAGTAATTGTTATATTGCTGGAAAAACGAATGGAGGACCTACAGTAAGAGTTGATTTAAAAGGGAATCAAAGTATAAGAAATTATCATAAAATAGTTAATAATCATTTTGGGCCAAGACCAAGAAAAGGAGGTGCAAGAGGTGAAACGATTCAATTAGGGAGCAGCTTTACTTCTATGTCTCCAAGCAATACCATTATTGCAAATAATTTATTCGAAGAATGTAATGGTGAAGTCGAAATTATATCAAGTAAAACGAATTTTAACATTATTAAAAATAATGTGTTTTATAAAAGTGAAGGTTCTGTAGTAACACGTCATGGAAATTATGTGACTATTGATGGCAACTACTTTATAGGTGATGGTGTAAACGAACAATATGGAGGGATTAGAATAATTAATACGGGTCATTGGGTTATTAACAACCTTTTTTACAAATTAAAAGGAAAGAATTTTAGAAGCCCTTTAGCAGTAATGAATGGAATTCCAAAGTCACCATTAAACCGATATAATCAGGTTACTGATGTGGTTGTTGCTTACAACACCTATGTAGATTCTAGTGCGCCTTGGCAATTTGGAGTAGGAACAAACATTTCGCAATCCGAAGTTTTACCTAAATCCGAAATTCGTTCTGCAAGACCTTTAAGAACCGAAGTTGTTAATAATGTTATTTATAATTCTGTAGGTGACCCCAATCCTATTATTGAACATGATAAAGCTGATGGAGTGACGTTTGCTAGCAACGTTATTGATAATAATGGTGTAGAATTTGCAAGTAGAGAAGGACTAACACCTAAAGAATTAGAGTTAACTGATATAGGATCAGATATCGCTGTGCCAATCTCAGGGTTCGATGATGTTGAGGTTTATAACGGATTTGATTTTGAAAGCATTACCGAAGATATATTAGGGAACTCTAGAAGCAAGTCTAACCAAATAGGGGCGATTTTAAATTCTGGAACTATTACGTTAGATATATTAGATAAAACTAAATATGGTGCTGATTGGTATTCTAATGAAGTTGAGCCTAAAGAAGCAAAAACACATACGGTATCCAATGCTGCGGAATTAAAAGCTAAACTACAAGACGCTGAAAGTGGAGATGTTCTACAATTGAATGACGGTGTCTTCCAAATTTCAGAATCATTGGTTATTAATAAATCCATTACGATTCAATCTAAAGGAAATTCAGAGATTCTATACAATGGAGCTGCTGAAACACCTGCCTTAGAATTGCATCCTTATGGAAAACTGACCTTGAAAAATATTAAATTAAAAGGCACCAATTCTCAATATGCTTTTGCAAGTTTAAAAGAGCATATGTCTAACCATTTTGGGTTAGAGGTTTTAGATTCTGAAATCAGTAATTTTAACTATGCTTTAAAAGTCTACAAACAATCATTTTCTGAAGAAATTACGTTTAAAAACACATCAATTTCTAATTGTGAAAACGGCATAGAACTTTCGGAAGAAACAAATGATAGAGGAGATTATAACACCGAATATTTAACCATAGACAACTGTCAATTCACAAACGTACAACAAAACGTTGTTGATTATTACAGAGGTGGCTATGATGAGTCTACTATTGGAGGGAATCTTCTAGTAGCCAATAGCACCTTTATCAATTGTGGAGCTAAAGAAAAAAACAAGCGACTTTTAAATCATAACGGCATTGTAAATGTAAACATTACCAATAATACATTTAAGAATAATCCGGTTCAGTTTGTTTCAATTTTGTGGGGCGCGAAAAACAACGTGGCATCAGAAAACACTATAGTTAATTCAGGTCAAATTAAGACGGAAGAAAACTTAGTCATGACATTAATGTATTAA
- a CDS encoding polysaccharide lyase family 7 protein, which yields MKKFALTLMSFLVIVACKNNAETPSEPVEGVVSVKEKTAKYPSDVIPFMDDWKILLGDGTSIKELVNYEKENFFYVENESDTDWVVYKTPNSGITSRTSSNTRTELGQKEYWIPEVGGKLTGILKVEHVSTSGDARVAASYSVVVGQIHSDDGHENEPLKIFYKKFPGHTKGSVFWNYEINTKGDNSGRWDYATAVWGDDYSVIGTSPDTYPEEPLDGIALGEEFSYEVNVYKGIMYLTFASEGHDTKTFTKSLLKSDFATKEDIPQQIRTLYASIGRDGVERENAYAGEMQYFKQGAYNQANGKKPEDNMVWSTGAETYDGDIVKQYANGSYTEVWFKEATLSEATPPAE from the coding sequence ATGAAGAAGTTTGCACTAACATTAATGTCATTTTTAGTCATAGTAGCTTGTAAAAACAATGCAGAAACACCTTCTGAACCTGTTGAAGGCGTAGTTTCAGTAAAGGAAAAAACAGCTAAATATCCAAGCGATGTTATTCCGTTTATGGATGATTGGAAAATTCTTTTAGGAGACGGCACAAGTATAAAAGAGCTCGTCAATTATGAGAAGGAAAATTTTTTCTATGTTGAAAATGAAAGTGATACGGATTGGGTAGTGTATAAAACACCAAACTCAGGAATTACGTCGCGTACATCAAGCAATACAAGAACAGAATTAGGCCAAAAAGAATATTGGATCCCAGAAGTTGGAGGCAAATTAACAGGGATTTTAAAAGTGGAACATGTTTCTACGTCGGGTGATGCAAGAGTTGCAGCATCATATTCTGTGGTGGTTGGTCAAATTCATAGTGATGATGGTCATGAAAATGAGCCACTAAAAATCTTTTATAAAAAATTCCCAGGACACACTAAAGGCTCTGTTTTTTGGAATTATGAAATTAACACAAAAGGGGATAATTCCGGAAGATGGGATTACGCAACCGCAGTTTGGGGAGATGATTATTCTGTTATTGGTACAAGTCCAGATACCTATCCAGAAGAACCACTAGATGGCATAGCATTAGGGGAAGAATTCAGTTATGAAGTTAATGTTTATAAAGGTATCATGTATCTTACGTTTGCAAGTGAAGGTCACGACACTAAAACATTTACCAAAAGCTTATTGAAATCAGATTTTGCAACCAAAGAAGATATTCCACAACAAATCCGGACGTTATATGCATCCATAGGTCGCGATGGTGTTGAGCGTGAAAATGCGTATGCTGGAGAAATGCAGTACTTTAAACAAGGTGCATATAATCAAGCCAACGGAAAAAAACCTGAAGACAATATGGTTTGGAGTACAGGTGCAGAAACCTACGATGGAGATATAGTCAAACAATATGCTAACGGAAGTTATACCGAAGTTTGGTTTAAAGAAGCAACCTTAAGCGAAGCAACACCTCCCGCCGAATAA
- a CDS encoding NRAMP family divalent metal transporter yields MAKNLSFLDTIKKKLKDFGPAFFIIGYVVGTGSVTSMVVSGAKFGLSLAWALLLSCFFTYFLLVSISKLTIVSGHTLMFNFKKTFGNPITIFIITALVISIVSSVIGVMGVVAEVTMEWISVKTSISFLNKPIIAVFFTALLIGLFWTGKHGNFIKAMSVMVGFMALSFLFTSIMVLKESGKSILDFFPELPTGDNTGLIIAGIVGTTMAGVALASRSILVQEENWGINDLKKENKDAKSAMVLTFLISLAIMISATGTLYFSSTKVDDATDMMSALGPWAGDFALSLFTLGIIGAGLSSIFPNLLLFPWLIADYSGKPRNMKKPLFKLIVVLVALSGLIVPVLGGKPVWILIASQAFSPFVMPLITLFLIILLNKSELMKTYKTSIWMNIALGATFVFNCYMLYVSITGFAEFFK; encoded by the coding sequence ATGGCAAAGAATCTTTCTTTTTTAGATACAATAAAAAAAAAGCTTAAAGATTTTGGGCCAGCTTTTTTTATTATAGGCTATGTTGTTGGAACCGGAAGTGTAACCTCTATGGTTGTTTCTGGAGCTAAGTTTGGGCTAAGTTTAGCTTGGGCATTATTGTTATCGTGTTTTTTTACGTATTTCCTTCTTGTTTCAATAAGTAAATTAACGATTGTTTCTGGACATACGTTAATGTTTAATTTTAAAAAGACATTCGGAAATCCAATCACTATTTTTATTATTACAGCACTAGTAATTTCTATTGTTTCATCGGTTATAGGAGTGATGGGTGTTGTAGCCGAAGTCACTATGGAATGGATTTCTGTAAAAACCTCTATTTCATTTTTAAACAAACCTATAATTGCTGTCTTTTTTACAGCGCTTTTAATTGGTCTTTTTTGGACGGGTAAACACGGTAATTTTATAAAAGCAATGAGTGTTATGGTTGGCTTTATGGCGCTTTCATTTCTTTTTACAAGTATTATGGTCTTGAAAGAATCGGGAAAATCAATACTAGATTTTTTTCCAGAACTACCTACAGGAGATAATACAGGTCTTATCATTGCTGGAATCGTTGGTACAACAATGGCGGGAGTAGCGCTGGCTTCACGAAGTATTTTGGTTCAAGAAGAAAATTGGGGTATTAATGATTTAAAAAAAGAGAATAAAGACGCAAAATCTGCTATGGTTCTTACTTTTTTAATTAGTCTAGCTATAATGATTAGCGCAACCGGAACGCTTTATTTTAGCAGTACAAAAGTAGATGACGCTACAGACATGATGAGTGCACTTGGTCCTTGGGCAGGAGATTTTGCATTAAGCTTATTTACATTGGGAATTATTGGAGCTGGATTATCTTCCATTTTTCCAAACCTTTTATTATTTCCATGGTTAATAGCGGATTACTCGGGCAAACCTCGTAATATGAAAAAACCATTATTTAAGCTAATTGTAGTTTTGGTGGCATTATCAGGTTTAATTGTTCCGGTTTTAGGCGGAAAGCCAGTTTGGATTTTAATAGCTTCTCAAGCATTTAGTCCATTCGTAATGCCCTTAATAACCTTATTTCTTATTATATTATTAAACAAATCAGAACTTATGAAAACATACAAAACCAGTATATGGATGAATATTGCGTTAGGAGCAACTTTTGTTTTTAATTGCTATATGTTATATGTTTCAATAACGGGTTTTGCTGAGTTTTTTAAATAA
- a CDS encoding type I phosphomannose isomerase catalytic subunit, producing the protein MNKHLQKFAYTPLKQLPNRVWRTYEGGALIDRWKKSNLEVDGQMPEQWIMSTIIARGNGRPENEGLSIIATNDGNFSLKELINSNPELYLGKELAQKYGTTGVLIKMLDSMERLTIQVHPDKKYAKSILNSEFGKTESWYVLNTREIDGEKPVVYMGFKEHVTKEIWKSHFETQNIEGMLDCLHQIEVKAGDAFMIYGGVPHAIGAGCFLMEVQEPTDYTMRVEKTTPAGLKIGPELIHQGVGEDVMLDCFHYDTYALEDALKEWKINPEVLDRSDTFTLKTLFNKKHTDCFGLNELSLDGNYTIKGNACFYVAVIYSGEGILTCNGMDYEYAQGDEIFISAAISEIAFKSKSASKILLCYPPS; encoded by the coding sequence ATGAACAAGCACTTACAAAAATTCGCCTATACACCTTTAAAGCAACTTCCAAATAGAGTTTGGAGAACATACGAAGGAGGAGCTTTAATTGACAGATGGAAGAAGTCAAATCTAGAAGTAGATGGTCAAATGCCAGAACAGTGGATAATGTCTACCATAATTGCACGTGGCAATGGCAGGCCTGAAAACGAAGGTCTCTCTATAATTGCAACTAATGATGGAAATTTTTCTTTAAAAGAATTAATTAATTCTAATCCGGAATTGTATTTAGGGAAAGAACTCGCGCAAAAATATGGAACAACAGGAGTTCTAATTAAGATGCTCGATTCCATGGAGCGTTTAACAATTCAAGTACATCCAGATAAAAAATACGCTAAATCAATATTGAATTCTGAATTTGGGAAAACCGAATCGTGGTACGTATTAAACACACGTGAAATTGATGGGGAAAAACCAGTTGTTTACATGGGGTTTAAAGAACACGTCACTAAGGAGATTTGGAAATCGCATTTTGAAACTCAAAACATTGAGGGCATGCTAGATTGCTTGCATCAAATAGAAGTTAAGGCAGGAGATGCTTTTATGATTTATGGAGGAGTACCTCATGCCATAGGTGCTGGTTGTTTTTTAATGGAGGTTCAAGAGCCGACCGATTATACCATGCGCGTGGAAAAAACAACACCTGCGGGTTTAAAAATTGGACCAGAATTAATTCATCAAGGAGTAGGTGAAGACGTAATGTTAGATTGTTTTCATTATGATACCTATGCCTTAGAAGACGCTTTAAAGGAATGGAAAATTAATCCAGAAGTATTAGATCGTTCCGATACGTTCACTTTAAAAACATTATTCAACAAAAAGCATACAGATTGTTTTGGTTTAAATGAATTAAGCTTAGATGGAAATTATACAATAAAAGGTAACGCATGTTTTTATGTTGCTGTTATCTATTCGGGCGAGGGCATTTTAACTTGTAACGGCATGGATTACGAATACGCGCAAGGAGATGAAATATTTATTTCAGCAGCTATATCAGAAATCGCCTTTAAGTCTAAAAGTGCTTCTAAAATTTTACTCTGTTATCCTCCAAGCTAA
- a CDS encoding alginate lyase family protein: MELIKNFIIKFALVAIVVSAFSCKEENAFDANKGNETSSNEAHPKLILTAQGVKDIRAQLGNIPIFDNTLEKVKEEVDAEIALGIEVPIPLDYSGGYTHSRHKQNWFVMQKAGVLFQILDDEKYAKYVKDMLMQYEEMYKTLPLHPKTRSYARGKLFWQCLNDSNWLVYVSQAYDCIYNYLTEEERNKLETNLFRPFADHISVDSPQFYQRVHNHSTWGNAAVGMIGLVMDDQELIDRALYGIKGVNLDKNAKDDDGGFLNKDGKAGFLANIEEPFSPDGYYNEGPYYQRYAMYPFLIFAEGLHNVKPELKIFDYKEGVLLKSINALLNLSDADGDFFPLNDGQKGMSYYTDALVTAVDVSYHYGNQDPGLLSIAKLQDKVLLDDSGLAVALGIKNGEEKPFEKKSINLSDGPDGTQGGVGILRSEDLELVFKYAAQGSSHGHYDKLSYSLYDNGEEIIQDYGLARFVNIEQKGGGNYLKENNSWAKQTIAHNTVTQNETSHFGGKYEVGSLHHSDLNYFSSEHEKVQVASAIEKNAYPGTEMLRTMAIIKDEDFEKPYMLDIMKITSNKANQYDFPYYFMGQVLQTNFDYNTPETLKVLGNKNGYQHLYVEGSGKAASENSKLSWLNKGKFYSLTTVTNTNDDLLFTRIGANDPDFNLRREAALLLRRKNAMNTTFVSTIEAHGSYSPVTESAFNSNSNIEDLKVVLDTKDYTAVSITTVSGKTKLFITANTNALKEAKHTLNINDNNYQWTGSYYFK; this comes from the coding sequence ATGGAATTAATTAAAAACTTCATAATTAAATTTGCTTTAGTCGCAATTGTAGTCAGTGCGTTTTCTTGTAAAGAAGAAAACGCATTTGATGCAAATAAAGGCAATGAAACGAGCTCAAATGAAGCGCATCCCAAATTAATTCTCACAGCGCAAGGTGTAAAAGATATAAGAGCACAACTAGGTAACATTCCAATTTTTGATAATACCTTAGAAAAAGTAAAAGAAGAAGTTGATGCCGAAATTGCTTTAGGAATAGAGGTTCCAATTCCGCTAGATTATTCTGGTGGTTATACGCATTCTAGACACAAACAGAATTGGTTTGTAATGCAAAAAGCGGGTGTGTTGTTTCAAATATTAGATGATGAAAAATATGCCAAATATGTAAAGGACATGCTAATGCAGTATGAAGAAATGTATAAAACATTGCCTTTACATCCTAAAACTAGGTCTTATGCTAGAGGAAAATTATTTTGGCAATGTTTAAATGATTCAAATTGGTTAGTATATGTAAGTCAGGCTTATGATTGTATCTATAATTATTTAACGGAAGAAGAACGTAACAAACTAGAAACAAACCTTTTTAGACCATTTGCAGATCATATTTCGGTAGATAGTCCGCAGTTTTATCAACGCGTTCACAATCATAGTACTTGGGGAAATGCAGCGGTAGGTATGATTGGTTTAGTAATGGATGATCAGGAACTAATAGATCGTGCTTTATATGGAATTAAAGGTGTGAATTTAGATAAAAACGCTAAAGATGATGATGGTGGGTTTTTAAATAAAGATGGTAAAGCTGGTTTTTTAGCCAATATAGAAGAGCCTTTTTCGCCAGATGGTTATTATAATGAAGGGCCGTATTATCAGCGTTATGCTATGTATCCTTTTTTAATATTTGCAGAAGGCTTACACAATGTAAAACCAGAATTAAAGATTTTTGATTATAAAGAAGGAGTGCTTTTAAAATCTATTAACGCTCTTTTAAATTTATCTGATGCTGATGGCGACTTTTTTCCGCTTAACGATGGGCAAAAAGGAATGTCATATTATACCGATGCCTTAGTTACAGCGGTTGATGTTTCTTATCATTATGGAAATCAAGATCCAGGATTGTTATCTATAGCTAAGCTACAAGATAAAGTTTTGTTAGATGATTCTGGTTTAGCGGTAGCCCTTGGAATTAAAAATGGTGAAGAAAAACCTTTTGAAAAAAAATCTATTAATTTGTCTGATGGACCAGATGGAACACAAGGAGGAGTAGGTATCTTGAGAAGTGAAGATTTAGAACTCGTTTTTAAGTACGCAGCTCAAGGATCTAGCCACGGACATTACGATAAATTGTCCTATTCTTTATATGATAATGGGGAAGAAATTATTCAAGATTACGGTTTAGCACGTTTTGTAAATATTGAGCAAAAAGGTGGTGGGAATTATTTAAAAGAAAATAATTCTTGGGCAAAACAAACTATCGCTCATAATACGGTGACTCAGAATGAAACGTCTCATTTTGGAGGTAAATATGAGGTTGGAAGTTTACACCATTCAGATCTAAATTATTTTTCTTCAGAGCATGAAAAAGTACAAGTGGCAAGCGCCATTGAAAAAAACGCTTATCCAGGAACCGAAATGCTTCGGACTATGGCCATCATAAAAGATGAAGATTTTGAAAAACCATATATGCTAGATATTATGAAGATTACTTCCAATAAAGCAAATCAATATGATTTTCCTTATTACTTTATGGGTCAAGTCTTGCAAACAAATTTTGACTATAACACACCTGAAACATTAAAAGTGTTGGGTAATAAAAATGGATATCAACATTTATATGTTGAAGGTTCTGGTAAAGCAGCAAGTGAAAACTCTAAGTTGTCTTGGTTAAATAAAGGTAAGTTTTACTCTTTAACTACGGTTACTAATACCAATGATGATTTACTATTTACTAGAATTGGCGCCAATGACCCGGATTTTAATTTACGACGCGAAGCTGCATTATTATTGAGGCGAAAAAATGCGATGAACACAACTTTTGTTTCTACGATAGAAGCTCATGGTAGTTATAGTCCTGTTACAGAATCTGCTTTTAATTCTAATAGTAATATTGAGGACTTAAAAGTTGTTTTAGATACAAAAGATTATACAGCGGTTTCAATTACAACAGTAAGTGGGAAAACAAAACTATTTATTACGGCAAATACTAACGCTTTAAAAGAGGCAAAACATACATTAAATATAAATGATAATAATTACCAATGGACGGGTTCTTATTATTTTAAATAA
- a CDS encoding cupin domain-containing protein — protein sequence MKRFSEKYIITKDMEWEVLGGGVSRKFLGYDNQIMMVRVKFEEGALGSPHQHFHTQATFCVSGKFEFEIDGVKQIVEAGDGVYIEPNLLHSAVCLEEGELIDTFSPVREDFLTGGGVSYFGDKEA from the coding sequence ATGAAAAGATTTAGCGAAAAGTATATCATCACAAAAGATATGGAATGGGAAGTTCTTGGAGGTGGAGTGTCCAGAAAATTCCTAGGCTACGATAACCAAATTATGATGGTGAGAGTAAAATTTGAAGAAGGAGCATTGGGTTCACCACATCAACATTTTCATACGCAAGCAACCTTTTGTGTTTCAGGAAAGTTTGAATTCGAAATTGATGGAGTAAAGCAAATCGTAGAAGCAGGTGATGGTGTGTATATTGAACCGAATCTATTACATAGTGCAGTTTGTTTAGAAGAAGGAGAATTAATTGACACATTTAGTCCTGTAAGAGAAGATTTCTTAACTGGAGGCGGAGTCTCTTATTTTGGAGATAAAGAAGCATAA